The Rhodococcus rhodochrous DNA window GGACGGGAATCGTTCGGATTGCCGTCGATGTGGTCGACGTGCAGTGCGAGCGGCGATTTCCGCCATTCCGGACCGGTGCCGCAGTTCTCGCACCTGTGCGACCGCCCGGATTCGATGAGCGCTCGTCTGAGGCGGGCAGCTTCTCTACGGTTGGAGCCGGCCGGTGAGACCGTGAGCACCTCGACCAGTGCAGGCGGTTCCGGGGCGGTATCCCCTTCTGGTGGGCCATACCCCGGAAGTGGGACGTGTCGATTCCATAGAGCTTGATTCGTCGGCTGATGTTGGCATGGTTGCCGCCGTCTTCCCGTAATCCGAATTGCCTCAACACGCCCGCGACGCTGGTCGCCTTCGCGACCGCCTCTTCGAGGACCTCCCGCGTGTACTTCACCCTTCTCCCCACCGTGCCCCCTGTCGAATATTTGTTCGATTGTCCCGAAGCTATCGCGGGGGTCCGACACGTTGTCGATCTTGCGATGCACGATCCGCGACGCCCGTCAACAGGTAACGATTCGATAACGAAAAACGTGAGGGATTCCTCGGGTTCATGGACGTCCACGCATCGGCGCAGCCAGGAGTGATTCGGGTTACCGACCAGTTACTTTCGAGCGAGCGTGTGAGCGAAATCACTGGTGGGAGGGGTGCCGGGCAAACTGCGTGAAACAAAACATGAGGAACCCCTCATGATTTTGTGCGAACCTTGGCGTGCCCGAACAGCGGACCACTAGTCCAGCAGCACACCGGCGCGCAGCGCTGACACACGAAGCCTCGACGCCGGGGTGTTCAGGAGAGGAACCACACGCGTGACGATCGACGAGACCACACCAGGCGACAACGGACGGAACTCGAAGGCATCACGACGCACCACCGATCGGTCCACGGCAGCCGCTCCGGCCCGTGCTCTGGTCGACAAGCTCCTCGCGGGTGAGCCCTACGCGCTCGCATTCGGTGGCCAGGGTGCCCCCTGGCTCACCTCGCTCGAGGAACTCAGCCGCGACAACGGACTCGAACCGGTCCTCACCGACCTGGTCAACCGCGCCACCGCGCACCTCGCCCCGGTCGCGAGCGACCTCGTCGTGGTCCGCCCGACGGGCTTCGACCCCGTCGCGTGGATCCTCGAGGCCGAACTCGCCGACGAGGACGACGCGCCCGCCGGCCCCTCCGAAGCAGCTCTCACCTCTGCCGCTGTGTCGCTTCCCGGCGTCTTCCTCACCCAGGTCGCCGCGCTGCGCGCGCTCGCGAACCAGGGCCTCGACGTCGACTCCGTCGCGCCGAGCTCGGTCATCGGCCACTCGCAGGGCGTCCTCGCCGTCGAGTCCGTCGCCGCCGCCGGCCGCAAGGATGCCGAGATCCTCGCCATCGCCCAGCTCATCGGTGCCGCCGCGACTCTCGTCGGTCGCCGCCGCGGCCTGATCTCCGGCGCCGGCAAGTACCCGATGCTCGCCGTCGCCAACGTCGACCCCGAGCGCCTGCGCGCGATCGTCGCCGAGGTCTTCGAGGGCCAGGACCCCGAGCGCAGCGCCGTCGTCGCGATCCGCAACGCACGCCGTCGCGTCGTGCTGTCGGGCCCGCCCGCCGCTCTCAAGCGCGTGCAGCAGCGCTGCGAGCAGATCTCCGCCGCAGAGACCCGCGAGCGTGAGGCCAAGAAGCGCGGTGGCGCCGTGTTCTCCCCGACCTTCGAGCCCGTCGCGGCCGAGGTCGGCTTCCATCACCCCGCCTTCGCGGACGCCGTGGAGCAGGTCGCCGACTGGGCCGCCCGTTGCGAGCTCGACGCCGAACTCGCGCGCAGCCTCGCACAAGCCATCCTCGTCGCCCCGATCGACTGGGTCGAGCAGGTCGACTCCGCCGTCGCATCCGGCGCCTCGTGGATCCTCGACCTCGGTCCGGGTGAGCTCCTCACCCGCATGACCAGCTCGGGCCTGCGTGGTCAGGGCGTCGGCATCATCGCCGCCGCGACCCGCGGCGGTCAGCGCAACCTCCTCACCCCGGGCGCCGAGCCCGAGGTTCCGCGTGCCTGGTCGGAGTTCGCTCCGAAGCCGGTCGCGCTGCCCGACGGCCGCATCGCCGTCGAGACGGCCTTCACCCGCCTGACGGGCCGCTCGCCGATCCTGCTCGCGGGCATGACCCCCACGACCGTCGATCCGAAGATCGTCGCCGCCGCCGCGAACGCCGGCCACTGGGCCGAGCTCGCCGGTGGTGGCCAGGTCACCGAGCAGATCTTCGCCGACCACGTCGCCGAGCTCACCGAGCTGCTCGAGCCGGGTCGCGCCGTCCAGTTCAACTCGATGTTCCTGGACCCCTACCTGTGGAAGCTGCACGTCGGCGGCAAGCGTCTCGTGCCCAAGGCCCGCGCGGCCGGTGCGCCCTTCGACGGTGTCGTCGTCACCGCCGGTATCCCGGAGCTCGACGAGGCCGTGCAGATCATCTCCGACCTGCGTGAGGCCGGCATCGAGCACGTCGCCTTCAAGCCGGGCACGGTCGCGCAGATCCGTTCGGTGATCCGTATCGCCAACGAGGTTCCGGACTACCCGGTCATCGCCCACATCGAGGGCGGCCGCGCCGGTGGTCACCACTCGTGGGAGGACCTCGACGACCTGCTCCTCGACACCTACGCCGAGCTGCGCACGCGCCCGAACCTGGTGCTGTGCGTCGGCGGTGGCATCGGCACGCCGGAGAAGGCCGCCGAGTACCTGACCGGTCGCTGGTCGACCGTCTACGGCTTCCCGGCCATGCCGCTCGACGGCATCCTCGTCGGCACCGCCGCGATGGCGACTCTCGAGGCCACCACGGCTCCCGAGGTCAAGCAGCTGCTCGTCGATACCCCCGGCACCCCCGATTGGGTCGCCGCCGGCACCGCGACCGGCGGTATGGCCTCCGGCCGCAGCCAGCTCGGCGCCGACATCCACGAGATCGACAACGCCGCATCGCGCACGGGTCGCCTCCTCGACGAGGTCGCCGGTGACGCCGACGCCGTGGCCGCACGCCGCGACGAGATCATCGAGGCCCTGAACGGAACGGCCAAGCCGTACTTCGGTGACCTCGACACCATGACCTACCTGCAGTGGCTCGAGCGCTACCTCGAGCTGGCCGTCGGCGCGGACAACGGTGCCGAGTTCGACTGCGGCACCGATCTGGCGGACGTCCTCGCCGAGGCGCACACCAGCCCGTGGCTGGACGTGTCGTGGCGTGAGCGTTTCCGCGACATGCTGCAGCGCGCCGAGGCCCGCCTGCACCCCGTCTGCCGGGGCCCGATCCCGACGCTGTTCGACGACGACGCGGTGCTCGAGCGCCCGTACGCCGCGATCAAGTCTCTGCTCGCGCAGTACCCCGACGCGGGCGACGTCGTGCTGCACCCCGCCGACGTGCCGTTCTTCGTGTCGCTGTGCCGCACGCCCGGCAAGCCCGTGAACTTCGTTCCGGTCGTCGACCAGGACGTGCGTCGCTGGTGGCGTTCGGATTCGCTGTGGCAGGCTCACGATCCGCGGTACTCCGCCGACCAGGTCTGCGTCATCCCCGGCACCGTCGCCGTCGCCGGCATCACCCGCGTCGACGAGCCGGTCGGTGAACTCCTCGACCGCTTCGAGAAGGCCACGGCCGACGAGCTCGTCGCCGAGGGAGCGGAGCCCGTCGAGCTTCCCGCGCGTCGCCACCGCGACATCGCGCCGGGTCTGCTCGACGCCGTGCTGTCCTCGCCCGACGTCTCGTGGGCGGGTCGCCAGACCCGCAACCCGATCCACCGTCTCGGTGATCTGGACGAGTGGACCGTCGAGTCGGAGACCGCTGCCTCGCACGCCCCGACGGGTGCGACCCTGACGATCCTCGACGACGAGCACGTCGGCCTGCGGGTTCCGCTGGTGCGCGACAAGGCCGTCGAGATCCGCCTGACCGTGCCCGCCTCGGTCGTCTCCGGTGGCGCGCCCGTCGTCACCGAGGCCGACGCCGATGCGTCGATGTCGGCTCTGCTCGGTGTCGCCGCCGGTCAGGAACTGCCCGAGGTCAAGAAGGGCGCTGCCCGTATCACCCTCGGCTGGCTCCCGGAGAAGATCGCCGACCACGCCGGTGTCACCGGTTCGGGTCTGCCCGCGACCCTGACGCCGAGCGGCAACGGTGTGCCCGATGTGCTCGTCGGTGCCTGCTGGCCGGCCGTCTTCGCCGCGCTCGGCGCCGCCCGCACCGAGACCGATCTCTCGGTCATCGAGGGCATGCTCGACCTGGTTCACCTGGACCACGCGATCGACGTCAAGAACGGTCTGCCCACCGATCCGGCCTTCCTGGGCGTCAAGGCCGAGGTCACCGGTGTCTCCGACACCGACCTGGGTCGCGTCGTCGAGGTCGACGTGGTCATCACCGCCGACAGCGGTGACGGCTCGGGCGACCGGGTGGTCGCCACCCTGGCCGAGCGGTTCGCGATCCGCGGCCGCACCGGCACCGCTGATCTCGCCGATCCGGTCCGCGCTGGTGGCGCTCTCACCGAGGCCGTCGCCGACACCCCGCGTCGTCGCCGCCGCGACGCCGTGATCGTCGCGCCGACCGACATGAGCGCCTTCGCGAAGGTCTCCGGCGACCACAACCCGATCCACACCTCCGACAATGCCGCGCTGCTCGCCGGTCTCGGAAGCCCGATCGTCCACGGCATGTGGCTGTCGGCCGCGGCCCAGCAGGTCGTCACCGCGATCGAGCAGGACGCGAAGCTGCCGGTCCGTCGTCTCACGGCGTGGACCGCCCGCTTCCTGGGCATGGTCCGTCCGGGCGCGAAGATCGACGTGCGCGTCGACCGCATCGCCACCGACGGTGGAGCCGAGGTCGTCGAGGTCGGCTGCCGCGTCGACGGTGATCTGGTGATGGTCGCGACCGGCCGTATCGCCGCGCCGAAGACCGTCTACGCCTTCCCGGGCCAGGGCATCCAGCGTCCCGGCATGGGCCTCGACGCCCGTGCCCGCTCGAAGGCCGCCCGCGAGATCTGGGAGCGCGCCGACAAGCACACCCGCGAGGCGCTCGGCTTCTCGATCCTGGCCGTGGTCCGCGACAACCCGACGGTTCTCAAGGCTCGCGGTGTCACCCACAAGCACCCCGACGGCGTGCTGCACCTGACCCAGTTCACGCAGGTCGCGATGGCGACCCTCGGTGTCGCGCAGATCGCCGAGCTCAAGGAGGCGGGCGCGTTCGTCGACGACGCCTTCCTGGCCGGTCACTCGGTGGGTGAGTACAACGCGCTCGCCGCGGTCGCCGGTGTGCTGCCGCTCGAGGCCGTCCTCGAGGTGGTCTTCCAGCGCGGCTCCGCGATGCACGCCCTCGTGCCGCGCGACGAGCACGGCCGCTCGAACTACCGCATGGCCGCGATCCGGCCGTCGCAGTTCGGTGTGGACGATGCGGACCTGCAGGCCTTCGTCGCCGGTGTCGCCGAGGAGACCGGGGAGTTCCTGGAGATCGTCAACCTCAACCTGCGCGGATCGCAGTACGCGATCGCCGGTACGGTCGCCGGCCTCGAAGCCCTCGAGTCCGTGATCGAGCGTAAGGTCGCCGAGTTCGGTGGCAAGCGCGCGTTCATCCTGGTCCCGGGCATCGACGTGCCGTTCCACTCGACCGTGCTGCGCGGCGGTGTCGACGACTTCCGCGAGCGTCTGCTCGCCCTGCTGCCGCAGGAGATCGACCCGAACATCCTCATCGGCCGGTACATCCCGAACCTCGTGCCCAAGCCGTTCAACCTGGGCCGCGAGTTCATCCAGGAGATCGCCGACCTGGTGCCGTCGCAGCCGCTCGCCGACGTCCTCGCGGACTTCGACAGCTGGTCGGCCAGGCCGGTCGAGCTCACCCGCGTGGTGCTCGCCGAGTTGCTGGCCTGGCAGTTCGCGTCGCCGGTGCGCTGGATCGAGACGCAGGACCTGCTGTTCGCCGACGAGGCCGACGGTGGTCTCGGTGTCGAGCGGTTCGTCGAGGTCGGCCTCGGTGGCGCTCCCACCGTCGCGAACCTCGCGTCGCAGACGCTGAAGCTGCCCGGTCGTTTCGGTCAGCCCGTCGAGGTGCTCAACATCGAGCGCGAGGCGTCGATCGTGTACTCGACCGACACCGATCCCGCTCCGGTCGAGGACGACGAGCCGGCCGCACCGGCCGCCGACGCCGCGCCTGCCGCTGCTGCGGCCCCGGCACCCGCCGCGGCTCCCGCTGCGCCGGCCGGTGGCCCGACCCCGGACGACATCGCGTTCAAGGCCGCCGACGCCACCAAGGTGCTCATCGCCCTGTGGACGAAGCTGCGCCCGGATCAGATCGGTCCCGCCGACACGATCGAGGCGCTGTGCGACGGCGTGTCCTCGCGCCGCAACCAGCTGCTCGTCGACCTCGGTTCCGAGCTTTCGCTCGGTGCGATCGACGGTGCCGCCGACGCCGACATGGGTGCCCTCGCCGGCACGGTCGACCGTCTCGCCCGCACCTACCGCCCCTTCGGCCCGGTGCTGTCGGACTCGATCAACGATCATCTGCGCAAGGTGTTCGGTCCGTCGGGCAAGCGTCCCGCCTACGTCGCCGACCGCGTCACCAAGGTGTGGGGTCTGGGCGAGGGCTGGGCGTCGCACGTCACCGCCGAAGCTGCTCTCGGCAGCCGCGACGGTTCGTCCGTCCGCGGCGGCGACCTGGGCGGCCTGAGCGATGGTGCCCTCGCGGATGCTGCTTCGGTCGACAAGCTGATCGACGCCGCCGTGCAGTCGGTGGCCTCGCGTCGCGGAATCGCCGTGTCGATGCCGTCCGCCGGTGGCGGCGGGGGAGCGACGGTCGACGCCGCTGCCCTCGGCGAGTTCGCCGAGCAGATCACCGGTCGCGACGGGGTTCTCGCCAGTGCCGCCCGTCTCGTGCTCGAGCAGCTCGGCCACACCGAGCAGGTCTCGGGCCTGGCCGACAAGGCCGACGACGAACTCGTCGACCTGGTCTCCGCCGAGCTCGGCTCCGACTGGCCGCGTCTGGTCGCTCCGGCATTCGACGAGCGCAAGGCCGTCCTGATCGACGATCGCTGGGCCACCGCCCGCGAGGACCTGGCGCGCGTCTGGCTCGGGGAGCAGCTCGAGGTCGAGCGCTTCACCGGTGCAGGGCGGACCGTGGCTGCGCACGCCGAGTTCTGGGGCCGCAAGGCCACCGAGGCCGGTCGTACGGAGCTCGCGCAGACCTACGCCGCGATCGCCGAGACCGCCGTCGTCACCGAGGGTGCCGAGTACGCGGACGAGGTCGCCGTGGTCACCGGCGCCAGCAAGGGCGGTATCGGCGCAGCCGTCGCCGCGAAGCTGCTCGCCGGCGGCGCGACGGTCGTCGTCACCACGTCCTCGTTGAACGACAGCCGCCTGGGCTTCTACAAGGAGCTGTACGCACGCAACGCTCGCGCCGGTGCGGCGCTGTGGGTGGTTCCCGCGAACATGGCGTCCTACAGCGACGTCGACGCCCTGATCGAGTGGATCGGCACCGAGACCGTCGAGGTCGCCGGTGGCGCGAAGAAGCTGATCAAGGACGCGCTCACCCCCACGCTGCTCTTCCCGTTCGCCGCGCCGCGCGTGGCGGGTTCGCTCGCCGACGCCGGTGCGCGCGCCGAGATGGAGATGCGGGTGCTGTTGTGGTCGGTCGAGCGACTGATCGCCGGACTGTCGAAGATCGGGTACGACCGCGACGTCGACACCCACCTGCACGTGGTGCTGCCCGGTTCGCCGAACCGAGGCAAGTTCGGTGGCGACGGTGCCTACGGTGAGGCCAAGGCCGCACTCGACGCGATCATCAACCGGTGGAGCGCCGAGCGCACCTGGGCCGAGCGCGTCACCCTCGCCCACGCCCTCATCGGCTGGGTGCGCGGCACGGGCCTGATGGGCGGCAACGACCCGCTGGTCGAGGCTGTCGAGGCCGCCGGTGTCCGTACCTGGTCGACCGACGAGATGGCCGGCGAGCTGCTGAAGCTGGTCGGACCGGAGGCCACGCGTCTCGCCGCCGAGGCTCCGCTCGTCGCGGACCTGACCGGTGGACTGTCCGAGGTGGACGTCGACCTGCCGGCGCTCGCGAAGCAGGCGCAGGAGGCGGCCGACGCCGTCGAGGAGGACGAGGACGACACCGCGACCATCGCGGCGTTGCCCGAACCTCCGCGTGCCGAGGAGCTGCCGACCCCCGAGTGGGGCACGGTCACCGCCGACCTCGCCGACACGGTCGTCATCGTCGGTGCCGGTGAGCTCGGCCCCTACGGCTCCGCTCGCACCCGCTTCGAGATGGAGGTCGACGAGGAACTGTCGGCCGCCGGTGTGCTCGAGCTGGCGTGGGTCACGGGCCTGATCGGCTGGGAGAACGATCCCAAGCCGGGCTTCTACGACACCGAGACCGGTGAGCTGGTGCCCGAGGCGGAGATCGCCGACCGTTACCACGACGCGGTGGTCGAGCGCTGCGGCATCCGCCGCTACGGCGACGACGGTGCGATGATCGACAACACGGCTCCGCTGCTGACCTCGGTCTTCCTCGACAAGGACCTGTCCTTCGTCGTCGGTTCCGAGGCCGAAGCCCGCGCGTTCGTCGACTCCGATCCGGAGAACACGGTTGCGTCGGTCGACGCCGAGTCGGGCGACTGGACGGTCACCCGCAAGGCCGGCACCGAGATCCGCGTGCCGCGCAAGGCGAAGCTGACCCGCACGGTCGGCGGCCAGATCCCGACCGGCTTCGACGTCACCAAGTGGGGCATCCCCGCCGACATGGCGGACTCGGTGGACCGGGTGGGTCTGTGGAACATCGTCACCACGGTCGACGCCTTCCTCACCGGTGGCTTCACCCCGTCCGAGCTGCTCCGCTGGGTGCACCCGTCGATGGTCGCCAACACGCAGGGCACCGGCATGGGTGGCATGTCCTCGATGCGGTCGCTGTACATCGACACGCTGCTCGGCGAGTCGCGGGCGAACGACATCCTGCAGGAGGCCCTGCCGAACGTCATCGCCGCGCACGTCGTCCAGTCGTACGTCGGTGGCTACGGCGCGATGGTGCACCCGGTCGCGGCGTGCGCCACGGCTGCGGTCTCCGTCGAGGAGGGCGTGGACAAGATCAAGCTCGGCAAGGCCGACCTGGTCGTCGCCGGTGGCTTCGACGATCTCGGTATCGAGGGCATCGTCGGCTTCGGTGATATGTCCGCGACCGCCAAGTCGGAGGACATGCAGGCCAAGGGCATCAGCGATCGTCGCTTCTCCCGCGCCAACGACCGTCGTCGCGGTGGATTCGTCGAGTCGGCCGGTGGCGGCACCGTCCTGCTCGCCCGCGGCGATGTCGCGCTCGAGATGGGCCTGCCGGTGCTCGGTGTGGTCGCCTGGGCCGGATCGTTCGCCGACGGTGTGCACACCTCGATCCCGGCGCCCGGCATCGGTGCGCTCGGTGCGGGTCGCGGTGGACGCGAGTCGGGTCTGGCGAAGGAACTGCGCAAGCTCGGTCTCACGGCCGACGACATCGCGGTGATCTCCAAGCACGACACCTCGACCGCCGCGAACGACCCGAACGAGGCCGAGCTGCACGAGCGTCTGGCGGGTGCGCTGGGCCGCAGCGAGGGCAACCCGATGTTCGTGGTCTCGCAGAAGTCGCTGACCGGTCACGCCAAGGGCGGCGCCGCCGCCTTCCAGCTGATCGGCCTGTGCCAGGTCCTCGCGCAGGGTGTGGTTCCGCCGAACCGCAGCCTCGACTGTGTCGACGAGAAGATGGCGGAGTTCGAGCACCTCGTGTGGCCGCGCACGCCGATCCGGTTCGGCGAGCAGCTCCCGCTCAAGGCGGGTCTGCTCACGAGCCTCGGCTTCGGGCACGTGTCGGGTCTGATCGCGGTGGTCCATCCGCAGGCGTTCGTCGAGGCGATCCCGGCCGAGCGCCGGGAGGCCTACCTGGCGAAGGCTGCCGAGCGCACCGTCGCCGGCAAGCGTCGCCTGGTGGACGCGATGACCGGTGGAGCGTCGCTCTACCAGCGGCCTGCGGATCGTCGTCTCGGTGACGATCACGTGCCGGCTTCGGCCACGCGTCAGCTAGAGGCGGACATGCTGCTCTCGCCGGAGGCCCGCCTCGGTGAGGACGACGTGTACCGCTCCGGTCTGCCCGGCTGCAAGTAGGCACGGGTCTCGGGATGGGAGTTGCGGGTGTCGGGTTCGACCTCGTGTCGGTGCCGGAGTTCGCGGAACAGCTGAGTCGGACGGGAACGACGATGCTGGCGAACTTCACACCGGGTGAGCGTCGCGACGCGAACACCCGCAGCTCCGATCCCGCCCGTCACTTCGCCGCCCGGTGGGCGGCGAAGGAGGCGGTGATCAAGGCGTGGTCGGCGTCGCTGTTCGGCAGCCCACCGGTGCTACCGGAGACGATCCATCAGCAGATCGAAGTGGTCTCGGACGCGTGGGGTCGCCCGAGCATCCGGCTGCACCGGCAGGTCGCCGAGAAGCTGACCGGCGTCCGGATCCATGTGTCGTTGACCCACGACGGTGACATGGCCGGCGCGTTCGTCGTCCTCGACGAGGTCGACGGCCGACGTACGTAGATGTGGGGAATCAGGCCGAGGGAGCGCGAGCTTCCTCGGCCTGATCCGTTTCGGTGTCCCGCCGGTCGGCCTGTTCGCGTACGGATCCCTCGCGTTCCTCACGGCGTTGGCGTCGCTTGGCCTGAGCGCGTGAGTCCTGTTCGGCGATCTGCAGATAGGCGACCATGATGCGCTTGAGTTCGACGACGGCGTCGGCATGGGTCTGGTCATCCTGCACCGAGAAGTTGAGCATCGAGTACACGATGTGGACGAGCACCTCGGCCATGAGCTTGCGGCGCGGTCGCGGGGTGTCCGGGGTGAGCGGTGCCAGCATCCGCGCGACCTGCTCGGCGAACTCGCGTTCGTGGATGGCGCCGGTGGCCCGGGTGGACGGGGTGGACTGCATCGCGAGCCACACCTCGCGGCGGGACGGATCGGTGGTCCACAGTCCGGCGAGGTGGTCGACGAAGCTGTTGAGGAAGCGCAACCAGTCGACGGACGGGATCTTGCCATTGAACTGGGCGAGCTCGCTCTGGACGCCGACGAGGTCCTGCCGGTTGAGCTCGCACACGATCACGTACTTGTTGGCGAAGAACTGGTAGAGGGTGCCGATGGGGACGTCTGCGCGGGATGCGACCTCCTCACAGGTGAACGACTCGAAGCCGACTTCGGTGAGCAGTTCACGCGAGGCGGCCAACAGGGCGTCGAACTTGCGGCGGCTCCGCTCCTGGGTGGGCCGCCGACGCGGCACGAGCTCCTGGGGCTCGGCCTGAACCTCGAGCGCCGGATCGATCCGGCGCGGGGCGCGGCGGCCGTTCGTTGCTGACTCCACGCGCCCAGGCTAGCCGGACGTCCGTGCTTTCCCGAATACTTGATGTGAGTCAGAGTGTCACAAACCGGGCAGCCACAGGTCACCGCGCGGTTCGATGCCGGAACAGTGCGGTGGCGGCGACCAGGCCGATCGCGGTGAACGCCGCGCACCACCCGACCGCGACGATCGCGGACGACCCGATCCCGGTGCCGGTGAGCAGCCCCCGGACGGTCTCGATCACCGGGGTGACCGGCTGATGCTCGGCGAAACC harbors:
- a CDS encoding type I polyketide synthase — its product is MTIDETTPGDNGRNSKASRRTTDRSTAAAPARALVDKLLAGEPYALAFGGQGAPWLTSLEELSRDNGLEPVLTDLVNRATAHLAPVASDLVVVRPTGFDPVAWILEAELADEDDAPAGPSEAALTSAAVSLPGVFLTQVAALRALANQGLDVDSVAPSSVIGHSQGVLAVESVAAAGRKDAEILAIAQLIGAAATLVGRRRGLISGAGKYPMLAVANVDPERLRAIVAEVFEGQDPERSAVVAIRNARRRVVLSGPPAALKRVQQRCEQISAAETREREAKKRGGAVFSPTFEPVAAEVGFHHPAFADAVEQVADWAARCELDAELARSLAQAILVAPIDWVEQVDSAVASGASWILDLGPGELLTRMTSSGLRGQGVGIIAAATRGGQRNLLTPGAEPEVPRAWSEFAPKPVALPDGRIAVETAFTRLTGRSPILLAGMTPTTVDPKIVAAAANAGHWAELAGGGQVTEQIFADHVAELTELLEPGRAVQFNSMFLDPYLWKLHVGGKRLVPKARAAGAPFDGVVVTAGIPELDEAVQIISDLREAGIEHVAFKPGTVAQIRSVIRIANEVPDYPVIAHIEGGRAGGHHSWEDLDDLLLDTYAELRTRPNLVLCVGGGIGTPEKAAEYLTGRWSTVYGFPAMPLDGILVGTAAMATLEATTAPEVKQLLVDTPGTPDWVAAGTATGGMASGRSQLGADIHEIDNAASRTGRLLDEVAGDADAVAARRDEIIEALNGTAKPYFGDLDTMTYLQWLERYLELAVGADNGAEFDCGTDLADVLAEAHTSPWLDVSWRERFRDMLQRAEARLHPVCRGPIPTLFDDDAVLERPYAAIKSLLAQYPDAGDVVLHPADVPFFVSLCRTPGKPVNFVPVVDQDVRRWWRSDSLWQAHDPRYSADQVCVIPGTVAVAGITRVDEPVGELLDRFEKATADELVAEGAEPVELPARRHRDIAPGLLDAVLSSPDVSWAGRQTRNPIHRLGDLDEWTVESETAASHAPTGATLTILDDEHVGLRVPLVRDKAVEIRLTVPASVVSGGAPVVTEADADASMSALLGVAAGQELPEVKKGAARITLGWLPEKIADHAGVTGSGLPATLTPSGNGVPDVLVGACWPAVFAALGAARTETDLSVIEGMLDLVHLDHAIDVKNGLPTDPAFLGVKAEVTGVSDTDLGRVVEVDVVITADSGDGSGDRVVATLAERFAIRGRTGTADLADPVRAGGALTEAVADTPRRRRRDAVIVAPTDMSAFAKVSGDHNPIHTSDNAALLAGLGSPIVHGMWLSAAAQQVVTAIEQDAKLPVRRLTAWTARFLGMVRPGAKIDVRVDRIATDGGAEVVEVGCRVDGDLVMVATGRIAAPKTVYAFPGQGIQRPGMGLDARARSKAAREIWERADKHTREALGFSILAVVRDNPTVLKARGVTHKHPDGVLHLTQFTQVAMATLGVAQIAELKEAGAFVDDAFLAGHSVGEYNALAAVAGVLPLEAVLEVVFQRGSAMHALVPRDEHGRSNYRMAAIRPSQFGVDDADLQAFVAGVAEETGEFLEIVNLNLRGSQYAIAGTVAGLEALESVIERKVAEFGGKRAFILVPGIDVPFHSTVLRGGVDDFRERLLALLPQEIDPNILIGRYIPNLVPKPFNLGREFIQEIADLVPSQPLADVLADFDSWSARPVELTRVVLAELLAWQFASPVRWIETQDLLFADEADGGLGVERFVEVGLGGAPTVANLASQTLKLPGRFGQPVEVLNIEREASIVYSTDTDPAPVEDDEPAAPAADAAPAAAAAPAPAAAPAAPAGGPTPDDIAFKAADATKVLIALWTKLRPDQIGPADTIEALCDGVSSRRNQLLVDLGSELSLGAIDGAADADMGALAGTVDRLARTYRPFGPVLSDSINDHLRKVFGPSGKRPAYVADRVTKVWGLGEGWASHVTAEAALGSRDGSSVRGGDLGGLSDGALADAASVDKLIDAAVQSVASRRGIAVSMPSAGGGGGATVDAAALGEFAEQITGRDGVLASAARLVLEQLGHTEQVSGLADKADDELVDLVSAELGSDWPRLVAPAFDERKAVLIDDRWATAREDLARVWLGEQLEVERFTGAGRTVAAHAEFWGRKATEAGRTELAQTYAAIAETAVVTEGAEYADEVAVVTGASKGGIGAAVAAKLLAGGATVVVTTSSLNDSRLGFYKELYARNARAGAALWVVPANMASYSDVDALIEWIGTETVEVAGGAKKLIKDALTPTLLFPFAAPRVAGSLADAGARAEMEMRVLLWSVERLIAGLSKIGYDRDVDTHLHVVLPGSPNRGKFGGDGAYGEAKAALDAIINRWSAERTWAERVTLAHALIGWVRGTGLMGGNDPLVEAVEAAGVRTWSTDEMAGELLKLVGPEATRLAAEAPLVADLTGGLSEVDVDLPALAKQAQEAADAVEEDEDDTATIAALPEPPRAEELPTPEWGTVTADLADTVVIVGAGELGPYGSARTRFEMEVDEELSAAGVLELAWVTGLIGWENDPKPGFYDTETGELVPEAEIADRYHDAVVERCGIRRYGDDGAMIDNTAPLLTSVFLDKDLSFVVGSEAEARAFVDSDPENTVASVDAESGDWTVTRKAGTEIRVPRKAKLTRTVGGQIPTGFDVTKWGIPADMADSVDRVGLWNIVTTVDAFLTGGFTPSELLRWVHPSMVANTQGTGMGGMSSMRSLYIDTLLGESRANDILQEALPNVIAAHVVQSYVGGYGAMVHPVAACATAAVSVEEGVDKIKLGKADLVVAGGFDDLGIEGIVGFGDMSATAKSEDMQAKGISDRRFSRANDRRRGGFVESAGGGTVLLARGDVALEMGLPVLGVVAWAGSFADGVHTSIPAPGIGALGAGRGGRESGLAKELRKLGLTADDIAVISKHDTSTAANDPNEAELHERLAGALGRSEGNPMFVVSQKSLTGHAKGGAAAFQLIGLCQVLAQGVVPPNRSLDCVDEKMAEFEHLVWPRTPIRFGEQLPLKAGLLTSLGFGHVSGLIAVVHPQAFVEAIPAERREAYLAKAAERTVAGKRRLVDAMTGGASLYQRPADRRLGDDHVPASATRQLEADMLLSPEARLGEDDVYRSGLPGCK
- the acpS gene encoding holo-ACP synthase AcpS, whose translation is MGVAGVGFDLVSVPEFAEQLSRTGTTMLANFTPGERRDANTRSSDPARHFAARWAAKEAVIKAWSASLFGSPPVLPETIHQQIEVVSDAWGRPSIRLHRQVAEKLTGVRIHVSLTHDGDMAGAFVVLDEVDGRRT
- a CDS encoding TetR family transcriptional regulator; the protein is MESATNGRRAPRRIDPALEVQAEPQELVPRRRPTQERSRRKFDALLAASRELLTEVGFESFTCEEVASRADVPIGTLYQFFANKYVIVCELNRQDLVGVQSELAQFNGKIPSVDWLRFLNSFVDHLAGLWTTDPSRREVWLAMQSTPSTRATGAIHEREFAEQVARMLAPLTPDTPRPRRKLMAEVLVHIVYSMLNFSVQDDQTHADAVVELKRIMVAYLQIAEQDSRAQAKRRQRREEREGSVREQADRRDTETDQAEEARAPSA